The nucleotide sequence CCACGAGCAGGGATGGAAAACTTGAGATGAGACATCCCCGTTTCACTGGAAGTCATATCGATCATCTGTCCACGACGGGCACAGACCAGTTCCATCACGGAACCAACGACTTCTGAGGGAGCATCTACTTCCAGAGATTCAAATGGTTCATGCCATTTGCCGTCAATTTTCTTACGAATGACTTCCGGCTTACCGACAGACAGTTCATAACCTTCACGTCGCATCTGCTCAATCAATACGGATAAATGCAGAATCCCACGACCTGAGACAGAGAAGGAATCTTTATCTTCCCGCTCGGTCACACGAAGAGCCACATTCGATTCCAGTTCCCGCATCAGTCGATCACGCAGGTTTCGGCTGGTCACATACTTTCCATCCTGTCCTGCCAGAGGCGAACTGTTGATGGTAAACAGCATGGACAGAGTTGGTTCATCGACATCGATGCGAACCAGGGCCTGCGGTTTTTCTGCACAGGCGACGGTATCACCGATTTCCGGGTTATCCAGCCCCACCAGAGCGACAATATCGCCGGCAGAAGCTTCATCAACGGGAGCCCGTCCCAGATTATTAAATAGTTCTACTGAATCGACGGTGCACTTCAGATGGTCCCCATTACGCTTGATGAGGGTTACGCGTTCGCCGGTATGAACTTTTCCACTGCTGATACGGCCGGTAGCAACACGTCCCACATACTCTGACCATTCCAGAGTGGTCACCATCATGGTCAGTGGTGCATCCTGATTCACATCGGGAGCAGGAACATTTTCCAGTACCATATCCAGCAACGGATGAATACTGTTGCCGAAGTTATCCAGATCATGCGTCGCAAAACCTTCGCGGGCGCTGGCGTAGATATAAGGGAAGTCGAGGGTTTCATCGTCAGCTTCCAATTCCACGAACAGGTCGAACATCTCACTTAAGACATGATCGGGTCGGCAGTCGGAACGGTCAATTTTGTTGATGACGACCAGAGGCTTCAAACCACATTCCAGTGCTTTTTTCAAAACAAAGCGGGTCTGTGGACGAGGTCCTTCAAATGCATCTACCAGAATCAGGACACCGTCGGCCATGCGGAGCACACGTTCGACTTCCCCGCCAAAGTCAGCGTGGCCTGGAGTGTCGATGATGTTGATTTTTACGCCCTTATACATCAATGCGATGTTCTTGGCCAGAATCGTAATGCCGCGTTCCCGTTCCAGATCGTTGGAATCCAGGATACAGTCGCCCTTTAATTGAGAATCACGGAAATGGCCACTTTGATGCAGCAAGGCATCGACCAGTGTCGTTTTCCCATGGTCCACGTGCGCGATAATCGCAATGTTCCGCACATCTTCTCGTTTCATGACTCTTAATTCTTCCCAAAATGGATCTCTCGGGAAACCGTCTTAATATTCAAACGTTCCTTACAGGGAACAGAGGGTTTCGCCAAAAAACCGCCTCTCAGCGCATCAGGCAACTATAGAAGCCGCAAAATATATCAACAATAGATTACTAACGCAAAGCCCAGAATTGGACATTCTTACTGGTAGTTCTGATCGGTTTTAGCGATACTTTTACCAAATACGATGCGCAATCTTCACAAAGTAAGAGTTCTCACCTTAAATTCGTTATCCACAAAGGGGTTATATCTTATGGACTATCTACGTCTGCAGATTTGCCTTTGTTTTTATTTCTTCACTTTCGTTCCGTCAGTCACACTTTTTGCCCAGGATGAGTCTTCGTTTGACATCCTGCTCAAAGGGGGAACGATCATTGATGGCTCGGGAAAACCAGGATTTCCTGGCGATGTCGCAATCAAAGACGACCGGATTGTACAAATCAGCCCCGAGATCAAAGGGACTGCCAGAGAGACGATTCCCTGTCACGGACTGACCATAGCTCCGGGATTCATCGACCTGCATAACCACAGTGACCGGCAGATTATTTCGCCTTTAACCCGGGCGAACATGAATTATGTCACCCAGGGATGTTCCACAATTGTGACTGGAAATTGTGGCAGTGGCCCGGTCGATACAGAAGAATATTACCGTATCATCGAGGCTGCGGGAAGCGGAACAAATGTTCTGCATCTGATACCGCAGGGATCCCTGCGTGACGAAGTCATGGGATCCGGACAGCGTGAGCCCACAGCCGAGGAACTGCAGAAGATGAAAGCTCTAGCTGAGAAAGCCATGCAGGATGGTGCCTGGGGCATGTCTACCGGGCTGATCTATGTCCCCAGTTCCTATGCCGGAACGGACGAACTGGTGGAACTGGCTCGAATCGTGTCACGTTTCCAGGGGATCTATACCAGCCATATTCGCAATGAAAGCACGGAACTACTGGCCGCCGTCAACGAGGCCTTGAAAATCGGTCAGCAGGCAAAGCTGCCCGTTCACATTTCCCACTTCAAATCCAGCGGCCAGGATGCCTGGGGGCTGGTGATCCGGGCCGCCGCCATGATTGAGGATGCCCGCAAACAGGGACAGAAAGTCACCGCCGATCAATATCCCTATATCGCTTCCAGCACCTCCCTGGGAGCCACGCTGATCCCTGCCTGGGCCAGAGCTGGCAGTAACAAAGAACTCGTGGCCCGACTGGAAGCTCCTGAGACCTCAGAAAAAATCATCAAAGCCATTCAAAGTAATATTGAAAAGCGCGAAGAGGGAAAAGCGGTTCGCATCGCCCGCTATTCTGATCGCCCGGACTGGGTGGGTAAAAATCTGCTGCAGATTGCAGAGAAAGAGAACAAGAGCGTACTGGACATTGTTCTGGAAATCACACGTCAGGGTGGTGCTTCTGTCGTCAACTTCAGTATGAATGAAGCCGACGTCCGTCAGATCATGAAAATTGACTGGGTGGCCACCGCTTCTGACGGCCGGGCTTACCTGCCCGGATCGGATCGTCCTCATCCTCGCAACTATGGAACCTTTCCCCGCAAGCTGAGTTATTACGCTCTGCAGCAGAAAGTGATTCCCCTGGAACATGCCGTACGAAGTATGACTGGCCTGCCGGCAGATATTCTGGGGCTCAAAGGCAGAGGCTACCTGCGGAAAGGAGCGTACGCTGATATCGTCGTTTTTGATACCAGAACCCTGATTGATAAAGCAACATTCGACAATCCCCACCAGTATTCCGAGGGAATCCGTTATCTGTTTGTGAATGGCAGCCCTGCCATCAATGCCGGTTTTCCTACTGGCAGCCTGGCTGGTAAAGCACTGCGCCATCAGACAGCTGCGAAAAAAGAGAAGTAATCACCGCCGTGAGTCATTTCAGAAAAGACGCAGCATTGAATCTACAGCACACACAGTTACTGGTCAGTGTCAGGAACGGAGCAGAAATCGCTCCTGCGATCGCTGGAGGTTGTGAAATACTCGACTTCAAAGACCCTCGTCGCGGTGCACTCGGGCGAGTCGATGATGCAATACTCAATGCTGCAATTGGGTACTGTCAACAATATTCTGTGACCATCCCTCTCAGTATGGCGCTGGGAGAACTCTGCGAATGGAATACAGGACAAAGCAGCCTGTCGATTCCCTCAGAGATTACTTTTTTGAAGATGGGATTCTCGCAATGCAATGGATCCCCGCACTGGATTTCAGACTGGCAGAACCTGATCCAACGGATCGAAGAGAGTAGCAAACATCAACATCAATGGATCGCGGTTGCCTATGCAGACTGGAGACGGGCCGATTCCCTCTCGCCATACAAAATTCTGGAAACAGCCTGTGAAAATGGGTGTGCTGGATTGCTGATTGACACTTTCTCAAAACAGAACGGCAGGCTGCTGGATCTGCTCTCTCCCGAAACACTTGGTGAGATCATCGAACTGGCGCGAGCCAGACAACTGAAAATTGCATTGGCTGGTTCTCTGCGTATTCAAGACCTGGAAATCCTGTCCGATCTGGCACCAGACATCATTGGCATCCGCGGCGCTGCCTGTCTCGGCTACAGCAGAACCAGTGCGATCCAGGAATCTGCCATCAGAGACTTCCGGAAGCAGATGAGTTTCAGGCAAAAATCAATGCGATCAGGATGAGGTGGTTGCTGAGACGGTATGCTGCCTGGCATCCTTCAATGGATTATAAGGGGCATATTCTTTCAACTTCAGCTTCTGGATCATGGGAACGACGTGATTGGCCGGGATGGCGAATGATTTGGTTCTGCCGGCACGGGCAATATTCAAACCAATGGCATTCCCCTGCAGATCAACAATTACACCACCACAGTCTTCCGGACGTAAGACGGTATCGTGTTGCAGAACTTCGGTGAATCCCGTTTTTCGACGACTGAGAGCACCGCCCATTTTTTTCTGCATTTCCCGCAGGCGATCATAAATCAGCATTTGAGGATCAGTCAGGACGACAACCGCAGTCACTTCTTCTTTTTCGCGAAGGACTTTAACAAGAACCCGGTCACCGGGCAAAAACTTACGCACGAAATTGGAAAGTGCACGGGCACTGTCGATCTCTTCACCAGCGACACTCAGGATCACATCTCCCGGCTTCAATCCCGCTTCTTCTGCTCCACTTTCACGCATGACGTGTTTGACCAGGGCGCCACCAACGGCGTCGTCAATCTGAACCCCCAGAACTCCGGGAGCAGGATCGATTTTCCGTCGGGCAACACTGAGCACACCGACACTGACTGGAGACATGCTTAAACCGGGGGTGACCAGCCATTGTCCCACCTGGGGATCCGCGTCGGACTTCCATTTCACGGTAGGTAGATTTTTAGCGTCTATTTTGATCAAAGCCAGATCGAGTTTTCCATCGACCCCAATGATTTCAGCCTGGTAGCGTTCCGCCGTCGATAATTCACAGGTGACTTCCCCTTCCAGTTGGCTGGCTTTAGTCAGGATCCACCCATCGGATTCTACAATGGCTCCCAGAGATGTTTCTTTGCCATCGGAACGAACGCGGACGGTCCATGAACGTGGAGTCGAAACGACTGAGCGAAAAGCCCGCCGCATCTGTGAGCCACTGGTCAACTGGCTGGGCTGCAGTTGATCCCAGGCAAAACTCTGAGAAGACTGCCAGCCCATGCAAACCGATACAATTGAAAGCAATAAAACAAACCGGACAGCAGGTGTTTTATGCTTTCTCGTATTTTGATCCTGGTTCAAGTCTATCTCCTCACGTATGGTTTTTCAGTTGATCTTTTTTTCGGAGCAGAAACCAAGATCGAGTTTGAGTTGTCATATCTCAGTCACGTGCGGCGAGTTGAACTTCAAAAGTCATGTTCTTACCCGCACGTATAAATGTAATCTGGACTGTCTGACCGGGCTTGTACTGTTGTACGACCTCGGCCAGCTGTTCGATTCCAGTGATTTTCTCGTCATTGAGCTGGATAATGATATCGTCTGCCTGTAACCCGGCAATTTCAGCAGGAAACCCGCGGGTGACTGCCGTGACTTTAC is from Gimesia maris and encodes:
- a CDS encoding N-acyl-D-amino-acid deacylase family protein, which encodes MDYLRLQICLCFYFFTFVPSVTLFAQDESSFDILLKGGTIIDGSGKPGFPGDVAIKDDRIVQISPEIKGTARETIPCHGLTIAPGFIDLHNHSDRQIISPLTRANMNYVTQGCSTIVTGNCGSGPVDTEEYYRIIEAAGSGTNVLHLIPQGSLRDEVMGSGQREPTAEELQKMKALAEKAMQDGAWGMSTGLIYVPSSYAGTDELVELARIVSRFQGIYTSHIRNESTELLAAVNEALKIGQQAKLPVHISHFKSSGQDAWGLVIRAAAMIEDARKQGQKVTADQYPYIASSTSLGATLIPAWARAGSNKELVARLEAPETSEKIIKAIQSNIEKREEGKAVRIARYSDRPDWVGKNLLQIAEKENKSVLDIVLEITRQGGASVVNFSMNEADVRQIMKIDWVATASDGRAYLPGSDRPHPRNYGTFPRKLSYYALQQKVIPLEHAVRSMTGLPADILGLKGRGYLRKGAYADIVVFDTRTLIDKATFDNPHQYSEGIRYLFVNGSPAINAGFPTGSLAGKALRHQTAAKKEK
- a CDS encoding (5-formylfuran-3-yl)methyl phosphate synthase codes for the protein MSHFRKDAALNLQHTQLLVSVRNGAEIAPAIAGGCEILDFKDPRRGALGRVDDAILNAAIGYCQQYSVTIPLSMALGELCEWNTGQSSLSIPSEITFLKMGFSQCNGSPHWISDWQNLIQRIEESSKHQHQWIAVAYADWRRADSLSPYKILETACENGCAGLLIDTFSKQNGRLLDLLSPETLGEIIELARARQLKIALAGSLRIQDLEILSDLAPDIIGIRGAACLGYSRTSAIQESAIRDFRKQMSFRQKSMRSG
- the typA gene encoding translational GTPase TypA, whose product is MKREDVRNIAIIAHVDHGKTTLVDALLHQSGHFRDSQLKGDCILDSNDLERERGITILAKNIALMYKGVKINIIDTPGHADFGGEVERVLRMADGVLILVDAFEGPRPQTRFVLKKALECGLKPLVVINKIDRSDCRPDHVLSEMFDLFVELEADDETLDFPYIYASAREGFATHDLDNFGNSIHPLLDMVLENVPAPDVNQDAPLTMMVTTLEWSEYVGRVATGRISSGKVHTGERVTLIKRNGDHLKCTVDSVELFNNLGRAPVDEASAGDIVALVGLDNPEIGDTVACAEKPQALVRIDVDEPTLSMLFTINSSPLAGQDGKYVTSRNLRDRLMRELESNVALRVTEREDKDSFSVSGRGILHLSVLIEQMRREGYELSVGKPEVIRKKIDGKWHEPFESLEVDAPSEVVGSVMELVCARRGQMIDMTSSETGMSHLKFSIPARGLIGLRTRLLNATRGEAIINHRFEAYKVTEGDVPRRANGVLISQDKGQAVGYALWKLRDRAEFFVGPGADVYEGMIVGENVRNNDLVVNPIRGKKLTNVRASGSDENMVLKPPRDMSLEAALEYIEYDEYVEITPKIIRLRKIYLTENERKRNHRTTTDV
- a CDS encoding S1C family serine protease; this translates as MNQDQNTRKHKTPAVRFVLLLSIVSVCMGWQSSQSFAWDQLQPSQLTSGSQMRRAFRSVVSTPRSWTVRVRSDGKETSLGAIVESDGWILTKASQLEGEVTCELSTAERYQAEIIGVDGKLDLALIKIDAKNLPTVKWKSDADPQVGQWLVTPGLSMSPVSVGVLSVARRKIDPAPGVLGVQIDDAVGGALVKHVMRESGAEEAGLKPGDVILSVAGEEIDSARALSNFVRKFLPGDRVLVKVLREKEEVTAVVVLTDPQMLIYDRLREMQKKMGGALSRRKTGFTEVLQHDTVLRPEDCGGVIVDLQGNAIGLNIARAGRTKSFAIPANHVVPMIQKLKLKEYAPYNPLKDARQHTVSATTSS